A single window of Jiangella alkaliphila DNA harbors:
- a CDS encoding phytanoyl-CoA dioxygenase family protein, with product MATISIDAETGGDYPDWLYGAAEPVRTLPGLAHVGDDAPAAYSAGGFLAVERAFESARIEDALDGLLALMTSTADLDLQFEAGTPDDAGPAVRLDRVRRLMRFVDHEPRIGALAHDDAMLDVVRRLLGAEDVVLFQDMALLKPPGAGREKPWHQDKAFFPYAADARVVGVWIALDAATPANGCMHVIPGSHRDGPVVHFRRRDWQLCDTDVQVRRAATVPLPPGGALFFDGLLHHGTPANRTATRRRALQFHYTAADTVRLDDAARLAIFGSEGKDVSC from the coding sequence ATGGCGACCATCAGCATCGACGCGGAGACCGGCGGCGACTACCCGGACTGGCTCTACGGCGCGGCCGAGCCGGTGCGCACGCTCCCCGGCCTCGCCCACGTCGGCGACGACGCGCCGGCGGCCTACTCGGCCGGCGGCTTCCTGGCGGTCGAGCGCGCCTTCGAGAGCGCCCGGATCGAGGACGCCCTCGACGGCCTACTCGCGCTCATGACCAGCACCGCGGACCTCGACCTGCAGTTCGAGGCGGGGACGCCCGACGACGCCGGCCCGGCGGTCCGGCTGGACCGGGTCCGGCGGCTCATGCGGTTCGTCGATCACGAGCCCCGCATCGGGGCGCTCGCCCACGACGACGCCATGCTCGACGTGGTCCGGCGCCTGCTCGGCGCCGAGGACGTCGTCCTGTTCCAGGACATGGCGCTGCTCAAGCCGCCCGGCGCCGGCCGGGAGAAGCCGTGGCACCAGGACAAGGCGTTCTTCCCCTACGCCGCCGACGCGCGCGTCGTCGGCGTGTGGATCGCGCTGGACGCGGCCACGCCCGCGAACGGCTGCATGCACGTCATCCCCGGCTCGCACCGGGACGGGCCGGTCGTGCACTTCCGCCGCCGCGACTGGCAGCTCTGCGACACCGACGTGCAGGTCAGGCGCGCGGCGACGGTGCCGCTGCCGCCGGGTGGCGCGCTGTTCTTCGACGGCCTGCTGCACCACGGCACGCCCGCCAACCGCACGGCGACCCGGCGGCGGGCGCTGCAGTTCCACTACACCGCGGCCGACACCGTACGGCTGGACGACGCTGCCCGGCTGGCGATCTTCGGCAGCGAGGGCAAGGACGTCAGCTGCTGA
- a CDS encoding sensor histidine kinase has protein sequence MTRGRLRVYLGAAPGVGKTFDMLSEGHRRASRGTDVVAGLVETHARPHTAELLEDIEVIPRRTVTYRGTEFEEMDLDAILHRRPQVALIDELAHTNVPGSKNAKRWQDVDDLLAAGIDVITTINIQHLESLNDVVASITGVTQRETIPDEVVRRADQIELVDMSPEALRRRLAHGNVYAAEKVDAALANYFRVGNLTALRELALLWLADRVDDALEKYRVDEGIEAPWHTRERAVVALTGGPEGETLLRRAARIVNRGAGGELIAVHVSRSDGLTGAPPGALEKQRALTETLGGTFHQVVGEDVAEAILDFARGVNAALVVVGVSRRPRWQLSLREGVGARVVRESGPIDVHVVTHERAGQGTLPQRAEVLSRNRRMLAWVVALLGPIALTGALVALREIHELPIDIMMFLSLTVGVALIGGLWPAVTVAVFGSLLLNWFLTPPYYEWTIADPQNAFALLVFVLVAVGVASVVDLAARRTIQAARAGAEAETLSALAGSVLRGENTVLAILERLRERFGMESVTLLERHDPHELWTTVECAGGRPCSSPEEGSSEVMISDTLALALRGPVLEAGDRRVLEAFAAQATVVLERERLREQAQDARRLEEGDAIRTALLAAVSHDLRTPLAAIKAGVTSLSQDEVVFDPGDQAELLATVGQATDSLERLIDNLLDLSRLETDTVRPVTRPAALDEVVPRAVSSVPAESVQLDVPESLPLLTTDAGLLERALANIVENAVRYSPAGEPVTVSAAVVRSEVEIRVTDRGPGVNEADKGSMFRPFQRLGDGGSGSGTGAGGSVGLGLAVARGFVEALGGTLTADDTPGGGLTMVLRLPLSAGEA, from the coding sequence ATGACACGTGGACGACTGCGGGTCTACCTCGGTGCCGCGCCCGGCGTCGGGAAGACGTTCGACATGCTCTCGGAGGGACACCGGCGGGCGTCTCGCGGCACCGACGTCGTCGCCGGGCTGGTCGAGACGCACGCCCGGCCGCACACCGCCGAGCTGCTCGAGGACATCGAGGTGATCCCGCGCCGCACCGTCACCTACCGCGGCACCGAGTTCGAGGAGATGGACCTCGACGCGATCCTGCACCGCCGCCCGCAGGTCGCGCTGATCGACGAGCTGGCGCACACCAACGTGCCCGGCTCGAAGAACGCCAAGCGGTGGCAGGACGTCGACGACCTGCTGGCCGCCGGCATCGACGTCATCACGACCATCAACATCCAGCACCTGGAGTCGCTCAACGACGTCGTCGCGTCGATCACCGGCGTGACGCAGCGCGAGACCATCCCGGACGAGGTGGTCCGCCGGGCCGACCAGATCGAGCTGGTCGACATGTCGCCGGAGGCGCTGCGCCGGCGGCTCGCGCACGGCAACGTCTACGCGGCGGAGAAGGTCGACGCGGCGCTGGCGAACTACTTCCGGGTCGGGAACCTGACGGCGCTGCGCGAGCTGGCGCTGCTCTGGCTGGCCGACCGGGTCGACGACGCACTGGAGAAGTACCGCGTCGACGAGGGCATCGAGGCGCCGTGGCACACCCGCGAGCGGGCCGTCGTCGCGCTGACCGGCGGACCTGAGGGCGAGACGCTGCTGCGCCGGGCCGCCCGCATCGTCAACCGGGGCGCCGGCGGTGAGCTGATCGCCGTCCACGTCTCCCGCAGCGACGGCCTCACCGGCGCCCCGCCGGGCGCGCTGGAGAAGCAGCGCGCGCTGACCGAGACGCTCGGCGGGACGTTCCACCAGGTCGTCGGCGAGGACGTCGCCGAGGCGATCCTCGACTTCGCCCGCGGCGTCAACGCGGCGCTCGTCGTCGTCGGCGTGAGCCGGCGGCCGCGCTGGCAGCTGTCGCTGCGCGAGGGCGTCGGCGCCCGGGTCGTCCGCGAGTCCGGGCCGATCGACGTGCACGTCGTCACCCACGAGCGGGCCGGGCAGGGCACGCTGCCGCAGCGGGCGGAGGTGCTCAGCCGGAACCGGCGGATGCTGGCCTGGGTGGTGGCGCTGCTCGGGCCGATCGCGCTGACCGGGGCGCTGGTGGCGCTGCGCGAGATCCACGAGCTGCCGATCGACATCATGATGTTCCTGTCGCTGACCGTCGGCGTCGCGCTGATCGGCGGGCTGTGGCCGGCGGTGACGGTCGCCGTCTTCGGCAGCCTGCTGCTCAACTGGTTCCTCACCCCGCCGTACTACGAGTGGACCATCGCCGACCCGCAGAACGCGTTCGCGCTGCTGGTATTCGTGCTGGTCGCCGTCGGGGTGGCGTCGGTCGTCGACCTCGCGGCGCGACGGACGATCCAGGCCGCGCGGGCCGGTGCCGAGGCCGAGACGCTGAGCGCGCTGGCCGGTTCGGTGCTGCGGGGCGAGAACACCGTCCTGGCGATCCTGGAACGGCTGCGGGAACGCTTCGGGATGGAGTCGGTGACGTTGCTGGAACGGCACGACCCGCACGAGCTGTGGACGACGGTCGAGTGCGCCGGCGGCCGGCCGTGCTCGTCGCCGGAGGAGGGCTCGTCGGAGGTGATGATCTCGGACACGCTGGCGCTCGCGCTGCGCGGGCCGGTGCTCGAGGCCGGCGACCGGCGGGTGCTGGAGGCGTTCGCCGCACAGGCCACCGTCGTGCTCGAGCGGGAGCGGCTGCGCGAGCAGGCGCAGGACGCCCGCCGCCTCGAGGAGGGCGACGCGATACGCACCGCCCTGCTGGCCGCCGTCTCGCACGACCTGCGCACCCCGCTGGCCGCGATCAAGGCCGGCGTCACCAGCCTGAGCCAGGACGAGGTGGTGTTCGACCCGGGGGACCAGGCGGAGCTGCTGGCCACCGTCGGCCAGGCGACCGACTCGCTGGAGCGGCTGATCGACAACCTGCTCGACCTGTCCCGGCTGGAGACCGACACCGTCCGCCCCGTGACCCGCCCCGCGGCGCTGGACGAGGTGGTGCCGAGGGCGGTCTCGTCGGTGCCGGCCGAGTCTGTGCAGCTGGACGTGCCCGAGTCGCTGCCGCTGCTGACGACCGACGCCGGGCTGTTGGAGCGGGCGCTGGCGAACATCGTGGAGAACGCGGTGCGGTACTCGCCGGCCGGCGAGCCGGTGACGGTGTCGGCGGCGGTCGTGCGGTCCGAGGTGGAGATCCGTGTGACCGACCGCGGCCCCGGCGTGAACGAGGCCGACAAGGGCTCGATGTTCCGGCCGTTCCAGCGTCTCGGCGACGGTGGCTCGGGCTCGGGTACGGGCGCGGGCGGCTCGGTCGGGCTCGGGCTGGCGGTGGCGCGCGGCTTCGTCGAGGCGCTCGGCGGCACGCTCACCGCCGACGACACGCCCGGCGGCGGGCTGACGATGGTGCTGCGCCTCCCGCTTTCGGCAGGTGAGGCGTGA
- the gatC gene encoding Asp-tRNA(Asn)/Glu-tRNA(Gln) amidotransferase subunit GatC — protein sequence MPSISREEVAHLAHLARLDLAPDELDHLAGQLDQILGAVAQVTEVAADDIPPTSHALPLTNVFREDEPRACLPAEAVLAQAPAAEDGRFRVPQILGEEA from the coding sequence ATGCCCTCGATCAGCCGCGAGGAGGTCGCGCACCTCGCGCACCTCGCTCGCCTCGACCTCGCCCCCGACGAGCTGGACCATCTGGCCGGCCAGCTCGACCAGATCCTCGGTGCGGTCGCGCAGGTCACCGAGGTCGCGGCCGACGACATCCCGCCGACCTCGCACGCGTTGCCGCTGACGAACGTGTTCCGCGAGGACGAACCGCGCGCCTGCCTGCCCGCCGAGGCCGTCCTGGCCCAAGCGCCCGCCGCCGAGGACGGCCGGTTCCGGGTGCCGCAGATCCTGGGGGAGGAGGCATGA
- the gatB gene encoding Asp-tRNA(Asn)/Glu-tRNA(Gln) amidotransferase subunit GatB gives MTVTTALPSFDAAIATYEPVMGMEVHVELGTATKMFCGCSTTFGGEPNSQVCPVCLGLPGALPVVNRTAVESAIRIGLALNCSIAEWCRFARKNYFYPDMPKNFQTSQYDEPIAFDGWLDVVAGGETYRIEIERAHMEEDTGKSLHVGGATGRIHGASHSLLDYNRSGIPLIEIVTKPIYVPAAVAPAVARAYVTELRELIRALGVSEARMELGQLRCDANVSLRLPGDPLGTRTETKNVNSLRSVERAVTYEIRRQASVLSSGGTIVQETRHWHEDTGETTAGRVKEEAEDYRYFPEPDLVPVAPSREWVDELRGTLPEPPSVRRARLQADWGFTDLEMRDVVNAGALSLVIETVAEGASAGGAKKWWLGEVARVANERGEALEDAGITPAQVARVETLIADGSLNDKLARQVVEGVLAGEGTPDEVVAARGLVLVNDDAALGAAVDDAIAAQPDVAEKIRGGNLGAVGALIGAIMKSTKGQADAKRARELILERLQG, from the coding sequence ATGACCGTCACCACCGCGCTGCCCTCGTTCGACGCTGCCATCGCGACGTACGAGCCCGTCATGGGCATGGAAGTGCACGTCGAGCTCGGCACCGCCACGAAGATGTTCTGCGGCTGCTCGACGACGTTCGGCGGCGAGCCGAACTCGCAGGTCTGCCCGGTCTGTCTGGGCCTGCCCGGCGCGCTGCCGGTGGTCAACCGCACCGCCGTCGAGTCGGCCATCCGCATCGGCCTGGCGCTGAACTGCAGCATCGCCGAGTGGTGCCGGTTCGCCCGGAAGAACTACTTCTATCCGGACATGCCGAAGAACTTCCAGACCTCGCAGTACGACGAGCCCATCGCGTTCGACGGCTGGCTCGACGTCGTGGCCGGCGGCGAGACCTACCGCATCGAGATCGAGCGGGCGCACATGGAGGAGGACACCGGCAAGTCGCTGCACGTCGGCGGAGCCACCGGCCGCATCCACGGCGCCAGCCACTCGCTGCTCGACTACAACCGGTCCGGCATCCCGCTGATCGAGATCGTCACCAAGCCGATCTACGTGCCGGCCGCCGTCGCGCCGGCCGTCGCACGGGCCTACGTCACCGAGCTGCGCGAGCTGATCCGGGCCCTGGGCGTGTCCGAGGCGCGCATGGAGCTCGGGCAGCTGAGGTGCGACGCCAACGTGTCGCTGCGGCTGCCCGGCGACCCGCTCGGCACCCGCACCGAGACGAAGAACGTCAACTCGCTGCGGTCGGTCGAGCGCGCGGTCACCTACGAGATCCGCCGCCAGGCCTCGGTGCTGTCGTCCGGCGGCACCATCGTCCAGGAGACCCGGCACTGGCACGAGGACACCGGCGAGACCACCGCCGGCCGCGTCAAGGAAGAGGCCGAGGACTACCGGTACTTCCCCGAGCCCGACCTCGTCCCGGTCGCGCCGTCGCGTGAGTGGGTCGACGAGCTGCGCGGCACGCTGCCCGAGCCGCCGTCGGTCCGACGTGCCCGGCTGCAGGCCGACTGGGGCTTCACCGACCTCGAGATGCGCGACGTCGTCAACGCAGGCGCGCTGTCGCTGGTCATCGAGACGGTGGCCGAGGGCGCGTCCGCGGGCGGCGCGAAGAAGTGGTGGCTGGGCGAGGTCGCCCGGGTCGCCAACGAACGCGGCGAGGCGCTCGAGGACGCCGGCATCACGCCGGCCCAGGTCGCCCGGGTCGAGACGCTGATCGCCGACGGGTCGCTCAACGACAAGCTGGCCCGCCAGGTGGTCGAGGGCGTGCTGGCCGGCGAGGGGACGCCTGACGAGGTCGTGGCCGCGCGCGGTCTGGTGCTCGTCAACGACGACGCCGCACTGGGCGCCGCCGTCGACGACGCCATCGCCGCGCAGCCCGACGTCGCGGAGAAGATCCGCGGCGGCAACCTCGGCGCCGTCGGCGCGCTGATCGGCGCGATCATGAAGTCGACCAAGGGTCAGGCCGACGCCAAGCGGGCCCGCGAGCTGATCCTGGAGCGCCTGCAGGGCTGA
- a CDS encoding response regulator — MTGPRVLVVDDVPALTRALAINLKARGWEVVTAADGRGALEAAAHRHPDVVVLDLGLPDLSGIEVIAGLRGWTSVPIIVLSARQDSADKVRALDAGADDYVTKPFDMEELLARLRAAWRRSLPVAEGAAVVRAGELEIDLARKKVSRSGSDVRLTPTEWHLLEVLVRNAGRLVSRQQLLQEVWGPAYSKETGYLRVYAAQLRRNLEPDPAHPVHLITEPSMGYRFEP, encoded by the coding sequence GTGACCGGGCCGCGCGTCCTCGTCGTCGACGACGTCCCGGCGCTGACCCGGGCGCTGGCGATCAACCTGAAGGCGCGCGGCTGGGAGGTCGTCACCGCCGCCGACGGACGGGGCGCGCTGGAGGCCGCCGCCCACCGCCACCCCGACGTCGTCGTGCTCGACCTCGGCCTGCCCGACCTCAGCGGCATCGAGGTGATCGCCGGGCTGCGCGGCTGGACCAGCGTGCCGATCATCGTGCTGTCCGCGCGGCAGGACTCGGCGGACAAGGTGCGCGCGCTGGATGCCGGCGCCGACGACTACGTCACCAAGCCGTTCGACATGGAGGAACTGCTTGCCCGCCTGCGCGCCGCCTGGCGCCGCTCCCTGCCCGTCGCCGAGGGGGCCGCCGTCGTTCGTGCGGGCGAGTTGGAGATCGACCTCGCCCGGAAGAAGGTGTCGCGGTCCGGTTCTGACGTGCGGTTGACCCCGACCGAGTGGCACCTGCTGGAGGTGCTGGTCCGCAATGCTGGGCGGCTGGTGTCACGGCAGCAGCTGCTGCAGGAGGTCTGGGGGCCGGCGTATTCGAAGGAGACGGGGTATCTGCGGGTCTACGCGGCTCAGCTGCGGCGCAATCTGGAGCCGGATCCGGCGCATCCGGTGCACCTGATCACCGAGCCGAGCATGGGTTATCGGTTCGAGCCGTGA
- the gatA gene encoding Asp-tRNA(Asn)/Glu-tRNA(Gln) amidotransferase subunit GatA, with amino-acid sequence MSGLTRKTAAELATAIHQGEVSAVEVAQAHLDRIAEVDGTAEAGVHAFLHVNTDGALAAAEAVDQKRAAGETLGPLAGVPLALKDVMTTSDMPTTAGSRLLEGWRPPYDATVTQRLRDAGIVILGKTNLDEFAMGSSTENSAFGTTRNPWDLTRIPGGSGGGSAAALAAFEAPLAIGTDTGGSIRQPAAVTGTVGVKPTYGGVSRYGLIACASSLDQAGPCARTVLDAALLHTVIAGHDPMDSTSIAQPVPDVVAAARRGAEGDLTGLRVGVVKELGGEGYQAGVEARFNDAVALLSKLGAEVVEVSCPHFTYGLAAYYLILPSEVSSNLARFDAMRFGLRVGDDGTRSAEEVMSLTRGTGFGAEAKRRIMLGTYALSSGYYDAYYGQAQKVRTLIARDFEAAFAQVDVLVSPTTPTTAFPIGEKVDDPLAMYMNDLCTIPSNLAGNASASFPAGLADEDGLPVGLHVMAPVMADDRLYLVGAAVESAYASQWGGTLLEQAPALEGIR; translated from the coding sequence ATGAGCGGCCTCACCCGCAAGACGGCGGCCGAGCTCGCGACCGCCATCCACCAAGGCGAGGTCAGCGCCGTCGAGGTCGCGCAGGCGCACCTCGACCGCATCGCCGAGGTCGACGGCACCGCCGAGGCGGGCGTGCATGCGTTCCTGCACGTCAACACCGACGGCGCGCTGGCCGCGGCCGAGGCCGTCGACCAGAAGCGCGCGGCGGGCGAGACCCTAGGCCCGCTGGCCGGCGTCCCGCTGGCGCTGAAGGACGTCATGACGACGTCCGACATGCCGACCACGGCGGGGTCGCGGCTGCTCGAGGGCTGGCGCCCGCCGTACGACGCGACGGTGACGCAGCGGCTGCGCGACGCCGGCATCGTGATCCTGGGCAAGACCAACCTCGACGAGTTCGCGATGGGCTCGTCGACGGAGAACTCGGCGTTCGGCACCACGCGCAACCCGTGGGACCTCACCCGCATCCCGGGCGGCTCCGGCGGCGGGTCCGCCGCCGCGCTGGCCGCGTTCGAGGCGCCCTTGGCCATCGGCACCGACACCGGCGGCTCGATCCGCCAGCCGGCTGCCGTCACCGGCACCGTCGGCGTCAAGCCGACCTACGGCGGGGTCAGCCGCTACGGCCTCATCGCCTGCGCGTCCAGCCTCGACCAGGCCGGGCCGTGCGCCCGGACGGTGCTCGACGCCGCGCTGCTGCACACCGTCATCGCCGGCCACGACCCGATGGACTCCACCAGCATCGCCCAGCCGGTGCCCGACGTCGTCGCGGCGGCCCGGCGCGGTGCCGAGGGCGACCTCACCGGCCTGCGCGTCGGCGTCGTCAAGGAGCTGGGCGGTGAGGGCTACCAGGCCGGCGTCGAGGCGAGGTTCAACGACGCCGTCGCGCTGCTGTCGAAGCTGGGCGCCGAGGTCGTCGAGGTCTCCTGCCCGCACTTCACCTACGGCCTGGCCGCGTACTACCTGATCCTGCCCAGCGAGGTGTCGTCGAACCTGGCCCGGTTCGACGCCATGCGCTTCGGCCTGCGCGTCGGCGACGACGGCACCCGCAGCGCCGAAGAGGTCATGAGCCTCACCCGCGGCACCGGCTTCGGCGCCGAGGCGAAGCGGCGCATCATGCTCGGCACGTACGCGCTGTCGTCGGGCTACTACGACGCCTACTACGGCCAGGCGCAGAAGGTCCGCACGCTCATCGCGCGCGACTTCGAGGCCGCGTTCGCGCAGGTCGACGTGCTGGTGTCGCCGACGACGCCGACCACGGCGTTCCCCATCGGCGAGAAGGTCGACGATCCGCTGGCCATGTACATGAACGACCTGTGCACCATCCCGAGCAACCTCGCCGGCAACGCGTCGGCGTCGTTCCCGGCCGGACTGGCCGACGAGGACGGCCTGCCGGTCGGCCTGCACGTCATGGCGCCGGTCATGGCCGACGACCGCCTGTACCTCGTCGGCGCGGCGGTCGAGAGCGCATACGCCTCGCAATGGGGGGGAACGTTGCTCGAGCAGGCACCCGCGTTGGAGGGGATCCGATAG